A single Salmo salar chromosome ssa19, Ssal_v3.1, whole genome shotgun sequence DNA region contains:
- the ntpcr gene encoding cancer-related nucleoside-triphosphatase isoform X1, giving the protein MRQTECRDGLTEMGAEGVGKTTLVQKACDVMVSSGVSVEGFYTQEVREGRRRVGFDVVTVTGQRGHLSRVREKSVASRGGREYTVGQYVVDVPSFENLVLPLFRNLNSSCSSNRQVFIIDEVGKMELFSQAFIWSVRQTLDSPVFSVLGTIPLPSGKPLGFMEEIRTRTDVTVFTVTKENRDVILTEIVSALKDCLKQSA; this is encoded by the exons ATGCGTCAAACTGAATGCAGAGACGGCTTGACAGAGATGggagcagaag GTGTTGGTAAGACCACCCTGGTCCAGAAGGCCTGTGACGTAATGGTGTCTTCAGGTGTGTCTGTGGAGGGCTTCTACACCCAGGAGGTCAGGGAGGGGAGGCGCAGGGTCGGTTTCGACGTTGTCACGGTGACCGGACAGAGAGGACACTTGTCCAGAGTAAG AGAGAAGTCTGTAGCTTCACGTGGAGGGAGAGAGTACACTGTTGGACAGTATGTAGTGGATGTACCTTCGTTTGAGAACCTGGTTCTACCCCTCTTCAGAAAC cTTAACTCTTCATGCAGTAGCAACCGTCAGGTGTTTATCATAGATGAGGTTGGTAAAATGGAGCTGTTCAGCCAGGCGTTCATCtggtcagtcagacagaccctgGACTCTCCAGTCTTCTCTGTCCTGGGGACTATACCCCTCCCTTCAGGAAAACCACTGGGTTTCATGGAGGAGATACGGACCAGGACGGACGTCACTGTCTTCACT gtCACCAAGGAGAACAGAGATGTTATATTAACAGAGATTGTGTCAGCTCTAAAGGACTGTCTCAAGCAAAGTGCCTAA
- the ntpcr gene encoding cancer-related nucleoside-triphosphatase gives MVKHVFLTGPPGVGKTTLVQKACDVMVSSGVSVEGFYTQEVREGRRRVGFDVVTVTGQRGHLSRVREKSVASRGGREYTVGQYVVDVPSFENLVLPLFRNLNSSCSSNRQVFIIDEVGKMELFSQAFIWSVRQTLDSPVFSVLGTIPLPSGKPLGFMEEIRTRTDVTVFTVTKENRDVILTEIVSALKDCLKQSA, from the exons ATGGTCAAACACGTTTTCCTAACAGGACCTCCGG GTGTTGGTAAGACCACCCTGGTCCAGAAGGCCTGTGACGTAATGGTGTCTTCAGGTGTGTCTGTGGAGGGCTTCTACACCCAGGAGGTCAGGGAGGGGAGGCGCAGGGTCGGTTTCGACGTTGTCACGGTGACCGGACAGAGAGGACACTTGTCCAGAGTAAG AGAGAAGTCTGTAGCTTCACGTGGAGGGAGAGAGTACACTGTTGGACAGTATGTAGTGGATGTACCTTCGTTTGAGAACCTGGTTCTACCCCTCTTCAGAAAC cTTAACTCTTCATGCAGTAGCAACCGTCAGGTGTTTATCATAGATGAGGTTGGTAAAATGGAGCTGTTCAGCCAGGCGTTCATCtggtcagtcagacagaccctgGACTCTCCAGTCTTCTCTGTCCTGGGGACTATACCCCTCCCTTCAGGAAAACCACTGGGTTTCATGGAGGAGATACGGACCAGGACGGACGTCACTGTCTTCACT gtCACCAAGGAGAACAGAGATGTTATATTAACAGAGATTGTGTCAGCTCTAAAGGACTGTCTCAAGCAAAGTGCCTAA
- the LOC106578791 gene encoding uncharacterized protein: MNTHVIRPRTQASALSVSSDSVGDTPASIHSVCSRTQLAARPCSGGAMRSGSGARGTSTNRPAGTWSQGPKGSFSESLGASSQLSDTHTDSIHTKNSRSDRGYSVDTHTDSIHTKNSRSDRGYSVDTCISTDYNSSPESHKAEDIEEELTEERGEEPSEEAGEELTEETGELAKESIDELGSLGFSNEYQHVSELVVNKLPGYTF, translated from the coding sequence ATGAACACACACGTCATCAGACCTCGTACCCAGGCCTCAGCCCTCAGCGTCTCCTCCGACAGTGTTGGAGACACGCCTGCATCCATACACTCAGTCTGCTCTAGAACTCAGCTGGCAGCAAGACCTTGTAGTGGAGGAGCCATGAGGTCTGGTTCTGGGGCTAGAGGAACCTCAACCAACAGGCCTGCTGGTACATGGTCTCAGGGACCCAAGGGGTCTTTCTCTGAGAGTCTCGGAGCATCAAGCcaactcagtgacacccacactGACTCCATCCACACTAAGAACAGTAGGTCAGACAGGGGGTACTCTGTAGACACCCACACTGACTCCATCCACACTAAGAACAGTAGGTCAGACAGGGGGTACTCTGTAGACACCTGCATCTCTACTGACTACAACTCCTCACCTGAGTCCCACAAGGCTGAAGATATAGAAGAGGAGCtaactgaggagagaggagaggagccttctgaggaggcaggagaggagcTAACTGAGGAGACAGGAGAGCTAGCTAAAGAGTCTATAGATGAACTGGGTTCTCTGGGGTTCAGTAATGAGTACCAACATGTCTCTGAGCTGGTAGTTAACAAGCTCCCTGGATACACCTTCTAG
- the LOC106578793 gene encoding microtubule-associated protein 10 produces the protein MFNQFIQPGISIQNVITGNSGLRGNPSSSCCSDTCRNDTMTERLNNNETLFSFELFVEYIRLYKTRKCLNYSDELALGVRLLDYPTLLIYQPETSTPLLEQRHYDDDEDIEKENQLYQAHETFKYPFNKGKSCLFKTHLDSLHTHLSNTPLHAVVLDMRGEVPKLIGSSLVSLVRLIDCIRCDVEVHGISSPSSQGEKGLIDLFNLMGEKIGVISLGYNLFSLGSSSLPHIPDNRVLPVGITHGTESMKPIEHLPVESMKPIEHLQVDRGEGTMQPLDLDIDNTPSKVLYQNIHINGKPSEKVVPEARQTVPVSTATQTEHSGSKQHHRTLRVAAIDKEYDEGSLCVQPPSLYYSSPVEQQHNEPDQYRVLDMESLRVEDLDLGNEETPVPATDHRRRPRQDVVMESRGREERGRHQPQQTASILGEALRSLPLLNTLLVELAQLSGQSQTQLQQLFSVHPNLAWIYRPLTEPSNGQADLPQSQCLRDTTTSPQRDRQSPCPVVPKLWVGPSPRVKNRPLQEQCSTTPPSSIRKTNWENTMSGNTVSKSSPKKKLGFGMTKTFRLRMKQVKPCGIKCHIHECRKQQTDKQTLKTKGPGRKSNNTNSQTDKPIDRRKLLNRNDILNENIATSISSLDRDYGRQGNISTRTPQELTNTFTTSVNAEDFYCKRDDSYQILPKQKPSSHSKQDSHSKLWVHIPSVDHTEEVLGSGEYDHTDSDSRGDGDETPRGPKPRPHLSDSGHKPHMSDTRRSSRHKHPHSASSSDSLDGVGAVEYLDDFSSLDPTDGDGYSPSTDLLSSPEPVSGRRTSGRSPEPVGGGTKGRSPEPVGRGTRGRSPEPVGGGRTRGRSPEPVGGGKTRGEP, from the exons ATGTTTAACCAATTCATTCAACCAGGGATCTCCATTCAGAATGTTATCACTGGCAATTCTGGGTTGAGAGGAAATCCGTCAAGTTCTTGTTGCTCGGACACCTGTCGCAATGACACAATGACAGAGCGATTAAATAACAACGAAACTCTCTTTTCTTTCGAACTATTTGTGGAATATATCAGATTATACAAAACCAGAAAATGCCTAAATTATTCCGATGAATTAGCCCTCGGTGTGAGATTACTAGACTACCCAACTCTGCTCATCTATCAACCAGAAACGTCTACTCCACTGCTAGAACAACGGCACTATGATGATGACGAGGACATTGAGAAGGAAAACCAGCTCTATCAAGCCCATGAAACATTTAAATACCCTTTCAACAAAGGCAAGTCGTGTTTGTTCAAAACCCACCTGGACTCCCTCCACACCCACCTATCCAACACTCCTCTGCATGCTGTGGTCCTGGATATGAGGGGAGAGGTTCCCAAGTTGATAGGCAGCTCGCTGGTGTCTCTGGTCAGGTTGATAGACTGTATCAGGTGTGATGTGGAGGTTCATggtatctcctctccctcttcccaagGAGAGAAAGGACTTATTGACTTATTTAATCTCATGGGGGAGAAAATAGGTGTTATTTCTTTGGGATATAATCTGTTCAGTCTGGGAAGTAGTTCATTACCACATATACCTGATAACAGGGTATTGCCAGTTGGTATTACACACGGGACGGAATCTATGAAACCAATAGAACATTTACCAGTTGAATCTATGAAACCAATAGAACATTTACAGGTCGATCGTGGGGAAGGAACGATGCAACCACTTGACTTGGACATTGACAATACGCCTTCCAAGGTCCTTTATCAGAATATTCATATAAATGGCAAGCCCAGTGAGAAAGTGGTGCCAGAAGCACGGCAGACTGTTCCAGTTTCAACTGCCACTCAAACAGAACATTCTGGAAGCAAGCAGCATCACCGAACACTCAGAGTGGCTGCTATTGATAAGGAGTATGATGAGGGAAGCCTCTGTGTTCAGCCCCCATCTCTTTACTACAGCAGTCCTGTAGAACAACAACACAATGAACCAGACCAGTACAGGGTGTTAGACATGGAGTCTCTCAGGGTAGAGGATCTGGACTTGGGGAATGAGGAGACACCGGTTCCTGCTACAGACCACAGGCGTAGACCGAGACAGGATGTGGTTATGGAGTCTAGaggcagggaagagaggggaCGGCACCAACCCCAGCAGACAGCATCTATCCTAGGGGAGGCTCTGAGGTCACTCCCTCTATTGAACACCTTGCTCGTTGAGCTCGCCCAGCTGAGTGGACAGAGTCAGACCCAGCTACAGCAGCTCTTTTCAGTCCACCCCAACCTAGCATGGATCTACAGGCCGCTGACAGAGCCTTCTAATGGACag GCGGACTTGCCTCAGTCCCAGTGCCTACGAGACACCACAACAtcaccacagagagacaggcagtctCCTtgcccagtggttcccaaactgtgggtcgGACCTAGCCCCAGAGTGAAGAACAGGCCGCTTCAGGAACAATGCAGCACTACCCCACCAAGTTCTATCAGAAAAACAAACTGGGAGAATACAATGAGTGGCAATACAGTCTCCAAGTCCTCTCCCAAGAAGAAGTTAGGTTTTGGAATGACAAAAACGTTCCGCCTAAGAATGAAGCAGGTTAAACCTTGTGGCATAAAATGCCACATCCACGAGTGCAGAAagcaacagacagacaaacagacactcaAGACCAAGGGTCCTGGAAGGAAGTCCAACAACACTAACAGTCAAACAGATAAACCTATAGATAGGAGGAAGCTACTCAATAGGAATGATATTCTAAATGAAAACATTGCGACTTCGATAAGTAGCCTGGACAGAGACTATGGACGGCAGGGAAACATCTCAACTAGAACCCCGCAGGAACTAACAAACACATTCACAACTAGTGTCAACGCAGAGGATTTTTACTGTAAGAGAGATGACTCCTACCAAATATTACCAAAACAGAAACCATCATCCCATTCCAAGCAGGACAGTCACAGTAAACTGTGGGTGCATATTCCCAGTGTTGATCACACAGAGGAGGTGTTAGGGAGTGGAGAGTACGACCATACTGACTCTGACAGCAGAGGAGACGGGGATGAGACTCCAAGAGGCCCCAAACCCAGACCACACCTTTCAGACTCTGGCCACAAGCCCCACATGTCAGACACCAGAAGAAGCTCCAGACAcaaacatccccactcagcctcCAGCAGTGATAGTTTGGACGGTGTGGGGGCAGTAGAATACCTGGATGATTTCAGCAGTCTAGACCCTACTGATGGTGATGGCTACTCACCTTCAACTGACCTTCTCAGTAGCCCTGAACCTGTTTCAGGCAGGAGGACTAGTGGGAGGAGCCCCGAGCCTGTTGGGGGTGGGACTAAGGGGAGGAGCCCTGAACCTGTTGGGCGTGGGACTAGGGGGAGGAGCCCTGAGCCTGTTGGGGGTGGGAGGACTAGGGGGAGGAGCCCTGAGCCTGTTGGGGGTGGGAAGACTAGGGGGGAGCCCTGA